In Leptospira ryugenii, one genomic interval encodes:
- a CDS encoding cytochrome c maturation protein CcmE domain-containing protein, with product MNQKFLLLLLLIGGALGGIAYFSSKETSFLLLDASELAASANDYSDQNLRVRGFVKAGTLVREGKKARFVLELNERQIPVLFTGETLLPDAFKEGARARVDGRWDKGVLVASHVEAKCASKYEAGYAEGQ from the coding sequence AAAAATTTCTCCTTCTCCTCCTTCTGATTGGCGGAGCATTGGGTGGCATCGCCTATTTCTCTTCCAAGGAAACTTCCTTTTTACTGCTAGATGCTTCGGAACTTGCTGCTAGCGCCAATGACTATTCAGACCAGAACCTTCGAGTCCGAGGATTTGTGAAGGCAGGCACTCTTGTGCGGGAAGGGAAAAAGGCTCGTTTTGTTTTGGAACTCAATGAGAGGCAGATCCCAGTTTTATTTACAGGGGAGACACTTCTACCGGACGCTTTTAAAGAAGGTGCGCGAGCGCGGGTCGATGGACGTTGGGATAAAGGTGTACTAGTAGCGAGCCATGTGGAAGCCAAATGTGCCTCCAAGTACGAAGCTGGTTACGCAGAGGGACAATGA
- a CDS encoding heme lyase CcmF/NrfE family subunit has translation MNNLGTLLLASSLAVLTFSFIQTLYGILKKERKAIEIGRLALMVNPLIIFLTFLVLLTQLMRSDYSNYYVVMHSSEHLPLFYKMTSIWSGSSGSLLFWNLILSLFTFIVLWQTRKSIQDRIPVMHLILSGLSGFFSFLAVFYADAQPFREFIPEAVAGRGLNPLLQHWAMIIHPPILYIGYVSISIPFAIAMSALVSGHLTEDWMKFIRKWTLFSWFFLGTGILLGSKWAYEELGWGGYWAWDPVENASLMPWLLTSAFVHSVVIQERRGMLKFWNMILIILAFHFSLLGTWITRSGVLEGPHSFSKSTIGTPFITFILISFFFFLGFVLYRRKSLQPERNLEAITSKEGSFLLNNFLLVLATASILLGVFSPLLYGKEFKAPWFNSWGVPAGIFLLLLMGSAPLLAWRKGADTVFFSTLWKPFLAGILGGLSYILVYSRLFTKPSSSYGDTLSEVYSVLTIAVGTFTIAGIFQEYHRGVKARKEQNPGEAYLYSAMQLLLKNKRRYGGYLVHFSLVLIFIGYAGNAFKQNTSIKFFYELNPPTSEEIQYTSIDKGILGAYQIEASALKIKPVLIGGLGSEPNIQNVIVSEEASFVIYRGAEKTAELATERRFYPQISHLTGEFETHIPTSEPAILNLPKEDFYIQLGAIEEADLSSENPDLPLLFMNYYFTGSTEKEKLAHFLRFPKRLVANLEIWINPLVNFIWLGSVMYFLTGLFLLLPIGELKKKKSEVAV, from the coding sequence ATGAATAATCTAGGTACTCTACTACTCGCCTCCTCACTTGCCGTTCTTACCTTCTCTTTTATCCAGACCCTTTACGGTATTCTAAAAAAAGAGAGAAAGGCGATCGAAATTGGCCGCCTTGCTTTGATGGTCAATCCTCTCATTATATTCTTAACTTTTTTAGTTCTTTTAACTCAACTAATGCGATCAGACTATAGCAACTATTATGTTGTGATGCATTCAAGTGAACATTTACCTCTATTTTATAAAATGACATCGATCTGGTCTGGGTCATCAGGTTCACTGCTATTTTGGAATTTGATCTTAAGCCTGTTTACCTTTATCGTCCTTTGGCAGACAAGAAAATCGATCCAAGATCGGATTCCGGTGATGCATTTGATTTTATCTGGTCTTTCAGGTTTTTTCAGTTTTTTAGCTGTGTTTTATGCAGATGCACAACCATTTCGTGAGTTTATTCCGGAAGCGGTTGCAGGAAGAGGACTCAATCCACTTTTACAACATTGGGCAATGATCATCCACCCACCTATCCTGTACATTGGATATGTTAGCATTTCCATTCCGTTTGCAATTGCAATGTCAGCATTGGTTTCTGGTCACCTAACGGAAGATTGGATGAAGTTCATTCGTAAATGGACTTTGTTTTCCTGGTTTTTTTTGGGAACAGGAATACTCCTCGGTTCTAAGTGGGCTTACGAAGAGCTGGGTTGGGGGGGGTATTGGGCATGGGATCCAGTAGAAAATGCTTCCTTGATGCCTTGGCTTCTCACCTCGGCATTTGTTCATTCTGTGGTGATCCAAGAACGAAGAGGGATGTTGAAATTTTGGAATATGATCCTGATCATCCTTGCCTTTCATTTTAGTTTATTGGGCACCTGGATCACAAGGTCAGGTGTTTTGGAAGGGCCTCATAGTTTCTCCAAATCAACAATCGGAACCCCTTTTATTACTTTTATCCTGATCAGCTTTTTCTTTTTCCTGGGTTTCGTTCTCTACCGTAGAAAATCTCTTCAACCAGAAAGGAACCTCGAAGCCATCACCTCAAAAGAGGGTAGTTTTTTATTAAACAACTTCTTATTGGTTTTGGCTACCGCATCCATTTTGTTAGGTGTTTTTTCTCCGCTCCTCTATGGAAAGGAATTTAAAGCCCCTTGGTTCAATTCATGGGGTGTACCTGCAGGTATCTTTCTTTTACTACTCATGGGTTCTGCTCCACTCTTGGCTTGGCGTAAGGGTGCAGACACTGTATTCTTTAGCACACTCTGGAAACCTTTTTTGGCAGGGATTTTAGGAGGACTAAGCTATATCCTAGTCTATTCTAGGCTCTTCACAAAACCAAGCTCTAGTTATGGAGATACACTTTCTGAAGTATATTCGGTTCTTACTATAGCTGTGGGTACCTTTACCATTGCTGGGATTTTCCAGGAATACCATAGAGGTGTAAAGGCAAGAAAAGAACAAAATCCAGGCGAAGCTTACCTATATTCCGCCATGCAACTTCTATTAAAAAACAAACGTCGGTATGGTGGGTATCTCGTACATTTTTCCCTCGTTTTAATTTTTATTGGCTATGCGGGCAATGCCTTCAAACAAAACACTTCTATCAAATTCTTTTATGAATTAAACCCTCCGACTTCAGAGGAGATTCAATACACTTCCATTGACAAGGGTATACTAGGTGCCTACCAAATAGAGGCGAGTGCGCTCAAAATCAAACCTGTTCTCATCGGTGGATTGGGTAGCGAGCCAAACATACAGAATGTAATCGTTTCTGAAGAGGCAAGTTTTGTCATTTACCGTGGTGCAGAAAAAACTGCCGAGTTAGCAACCGAACGCAGATTTTATCCTCAAATCTCTCACCTAACTGGAGAATTTGAAACACATATACCTACTAGCGAACCTGCTATTCTCAATTTACCGAAGGAAGATTTTTATATACAATTAGGTGCGATAGAAGAAGCAGATTTGAGTTCTGAAAATCCTGATCTACCCTTACTTTTTATGAATTATTATTTCACGGGTAGCACAGAGAAAGAAAAACTGGCACACTTTTTAAGATTTCCGAAGCGCCTCGTTGCCAACCTAGAAATCTGGATCAATCCTTTGGTAAACTTTATCTGGCTAGGAAGTGTCATGTATTTTTTAACAGGATTGTTCCTATTGTTACCTATTGGTGAATTAAAGAAGAAAAAAAGTGAAGTAGCTGTATGA
- a CDS encoding cytochrome c-type biogenesis protein CcmH: protein MKKIYFISFLLLYSSGLFSQVTTTSLKDPKEIKIFLSVTDKVRCICLPSLPIQACSFNMCSASAYLKTFIENQIKRGLTEESIIDGLKNGFGDSVNEDPIVKHFQDSGNSGMVDSIRYGFGDAIMAKPDATGINLTLSILAILGLFGIYYYIQKFQKQKSVGKESQSDKLDLADIQKKISDWEKKL, encoded by the coding sequence ATGAAAAAAATCTATTTCATTTCTTTTCTCTTGCTATACTCAAGTGGTCTTTTTTCACAAGTAACCACAACTAGCCTGAAAGATCCGAAGGAAATAAAGATATTTCTATCGGTGACAGATAAAGTAAGATGCATTTGTTTACCAAGTCTTCCGATACAAGCATGTTCATTTAATATGTGTTCCGCGTCAGCATATTTAAAAACCTTCATAGAAAACCAAATCAAAAGAGGTTTAACGGAAGAAAGTATCATTGATGGACTTAAAAATGGTTTTGGGGATTCCGTAAATGAAGATCCTATCGTAAAACACTTCCAAGACTCAGGAAATTCCGGGATGGTTGATTCGATCCGATATGGGTTTGGAGATGCCATTATGGCGAAACCAGATGCTACAGGTATCAACCTAACGCTATCCATTCTCGCCATTTTGGGATTGTTTGGGATATACTATTACATTCAAAAATTTCAAAAACAGAAATCTGTAGGTAAGGAATCCCAATCCGATAAACTAGATCTGGCAGACATCCAGAAAAAAATCTCGGACTGGGAAAAGAAACTCTAA
- a CDS encoding penicillin acylase family protein produces MFAEVLQNLSSRFKKRPFLWGGLLFLISLPVILHFIFWGLVSAKAPLYEKTVQHKSITAKVLVVRDQYGIPHIRGEDAHSTYFALGYVMAQDRLFQMEVQKRVGLGTLSELFGDKLIESDQFLKTLLLKKRAEEYVNQQKHISPEAWVHLDSFLSGINAFVDEGVYPIEFTILGTKPGHFDRVDAIAFLYYMGFSFAEGIKSDSLFTILESELKNRNVKELFPRYDLETEAVTIIESQPGSPKLAYKPSLSPEDSKSQKAFTKNNLNQLFTLSKAIQDLKLPIEPLEGSNSWLIAPSRSQSGGAILANDPHIALSNPGTWYEAHLQYPGFETYGYFLSIVPFPLIAHNRDKAWGLTMLEQDDVNLYFETIENGKYLAKGKWLALDIYKDDIKKKDGTTQPFQVEITNHGPIVTKLIKAYTGRPVSLFWANHHLDNPILDVLFLLGKASSVKEMDDASSLISAPGLNFSYADVKGNIAYYSVGRFPILKSGNPRKILEGSTGESDVIGYVASANNPKLKNPANGIIITANNQVTKAKLPGLNSVEGNWQPADRFLRLADVLGRQAKWSVEELSDLQNDTFSSFAPTYLEIILPHLKTQKDPLKVAALELLTKWDHTHGPESKGAVVYDVLYYNVLKRLLRDELGSEKFLIYGEIAEYWNAYRGFMRNPNSDFWDDLGTPDKKETQAEIFQLAFEDTVDFLRKEVSSSPSLWTWGRLYKIRHPHPLGVVPLIGKIFEIGPMPAAGGAEVVNNLKHKLMKEDWVAASGPSKRRVIDYGNLDSSVTQLPIGNSGNLASPYYGNLVKDYNEGNARQILLEESKWTKVKKMEFLPSP; encoded by the coding sequence ATGTTTGCAGAAGTTCTTCAAAACCTTTCCTCCCGTTTCAAAAAAAGGCCTTTCCTCTGGGGGGGGCTTCTTTTTCTGATCTCCCTTCCCGTCATCCTTCACTTTATCTTTTGGGGGCTTGTTTCTGCTAAAGCACCCCTCTACGAAAAGACAGTCCAACACAAATCGATCACCGCAAAGGTCCTTGTGGTGCGAGACCAATACGGCATTCCCCATATCAGAGGGGAAGATGCGCACTCCACCTACTTTGCATTAGGTTATGTTATGGCACAGGATCGGCTTTTCCAAATGGAGGTGCAAAAAAGAGTTGGTTTAGGCACATTATCTGAGTTATTTGGGGACAAATTAATAGAATCAGACCAATTTTTAAAAACACTTCTTCTCAAAAAACGAGCAGAAGAGTATGTGAATCAACAAAAACACATTAGCCCTGAAGCTTGGGTTCACTTGGATTCTTTTCTTTCAGGAATCAATGCCTTCGTAGATGAAGGTGTGTATCCAATAGAATTTACTATCCTTGGAACAAAACCTGGGCATTTCGATCGTGTGGATGCGATTGCATTCTTGTATTATATGGGTTTCTCATTTGCTGAAGGTATAAAGTCGGACAGTTTGTTCACAATTTTAGAATCCGAGTTAAAGAATCGAAATGTGAAAGAGCTTTTTCCTCGGTATGATTTAGAGACGGAGGCTGTTACCATTATAGAGTCGCAGCCAGGATCGCCTAAATTGGCATACAAGCCTTCTTTGTCCCCTGAGGATAGTAAGTCTCAAAAAGCTTTCACCAAAAACAACCTAAACCAATTGTTTACTCTAAGCAAAGCCATCCAAGATCTCAAGCTTCCTATTGAGCCTCTAGAAGGAAGCAACTCATGGCTTATTGCGCCTTCTCGTTCGCAGAGTGGTGGAGCAATCCTTGCCAATGACCCACACATTGCGCTTTCTAACCCTGGGACTTGGTATGAGGCACATCTACAATACCCTGGTTTCGAAACATATGGATACTTTCTTTCTATTGTTCCTTTCCCTCTCATTGCGCATAACCGCGACAAAGCTTGGGGTCTCACGATGTTGGAACAGGATGATGTGAATTTGTATTTTGAAACCATTGAAAATGGTAAGTATTTGGCGAAAGGGAAATGGCTTGCTCTGGATATATACAAAGATGATATCAAAAAGAAAGATGGAACCACCCAGCCCTTTCAAGTTGAAATTACAAACCATGGACCAATCGTCACCAAACTGATCAAAGCTTATACTGGTAGGCCAGTCAGTTTGTTTTGGGCAAACCACCACTTAGACAATCCGATACTAGACGTATTGTTCCTTTTAGGTAAGGCAAGCAGCGTAAAAGAGATGGATGATGCTTCTTCTTTGATCTCTGCTCCTGGATTAAACTTTAGTTATGCGGATGTCAAAGGCAACATTGCCTATTATTCTGTAGGTCGATTCCCGATTTTAAAATCCGGCAACCCTCGGAAAATACTGGAGGGAAGCACAGGCGAAAGTGATGTGATTGGATATGTGGCCTCAGCCAATAATCCTAAACTAAAAAACCCTGCCAACGGAATCATCATAACGGCGAACAACCAAGTTACAAAAGCAAAGTTACCAGGACTGAACTCGGTAGAGGGCAATTGGCAACCTGCTGACCGTTTCCTTCGATTAGCAGATGTTTTGGGAAGGCAAGCGAAATGGTCTGTAGAAGAGTTATCCGATTTACAAAATGATACCTTTTCTTCCTTTGCTCCTACCTATTTGGAAATCATCCTTCCCCACCTAAAAACCCAGAAAGACCCTCTTAAGGTGGCTGCTTTGGAATTGTTGACAAAGTGGGACCATACTCATGGACCAGAGTCAAAGGGAGCAGTTGTTTATGATGTTCTTTACTACAATGTTCTCAAGCGTTTGTTACGTGATGAGCTCGGATCAGAGAAATTTTTGATCTACGGAGAAATTGCTGAGTATTGGAATGCTTACCGTGGTTTCATGCGAAATCCAAACTCGGACTTTTGGGATGACTTAGGCACCCCAGATAAGAAAGAAACACAAGCCGAGATCTTTCAGCTTGCGTTTGAGGATACTGTGGATTTTTTACGGAAAGAAGTATCTTCCTCTCCGAGCCTTTGGACTTGGGGGAGGTTGTATAAGATCCGCCACCCGCACCCTCTGGGAGTTGTTCCTTTAATTGGTAAGATTTTTGAAATCGGTCCTATGCCCGCAGCAGGTGGGGCTGAGGTTGTGAATAATTTGAAACACAAATTGATGAAAGAAGATTGGGTAGCAGCCTCTGGTCCTTCCAAAAGACGTGTGATCGATTATGGAAATCTGGACTCATCAGTCACTCAATTGCCAATCGGGAATAGCGGAAATTTAGCTAGTCCGTATTACGGTAATTTGGTGAAGGATTATAACGAAGGGAATGCTCGCCAAATTCTTTTAGAAGAGTCAAAATGGACCAAAGTTAAAAAGATGGAATTTCTTCCTTCCCCTTAG
- a CDS encoding transglycosylase SLT domain-containing protein, translating into MRNITKTCIQSLFLFSLLGLALFESYGKPSVESDRAAQIREVDQIASYIGKQRYGLSRSEKEELAKAVYEASFLLKFPRGAKFAEESKIDSVAFLLGVIQTESQFKRTAKSKKGALGYMQLMPDTAKWLAKNKSIPYKNAKDLFDTRTNLKLGVLYLNDLMEETGSPADALLAYNAGLSGFRKWGGLASYPKSIALHYHSWKEFKQSRVSYDALALLKQE; encoded by the coding sequence ATGCGAAATATAACCAAGACATGTATCCAATCCCTTTTCCTATTCTCTTTATTGGGTTTGGCTCTTTTTGAATCCTACGGAAAACCAAGCGTGGAAAGCGACAGAGCTGCACAAATCCGTGAAGTAGATCAAATTGCCTCCTACATTGGAAAACAGCGGTATGGCCTCTCCCGGAGCGAAAAAGAGGAATTGGCGAAAGCTGTCTACGAAGCTTCGTTTTTATTGAAATTCCCTCGAGGTGCCAAGTTTGCTGAGGAATCAAAGATAGACTCCGTTGCCTTTCTATTGGGAGTGATCCAGACAGAATCCCAATTTAAAAGAACGGCAAAATCAAAGAAAGGTGCTCTCGGGTATATGCAGTTGATGCCTGATACCGCAAAGTGGTTGGCAAAGAATAAGTCCATCCCCTACAAAAATGCAAAAGACCTCTTTGATACGCGAACGAACTTAAAGCTCGGTGTTCTTTATTTAAATGATCTCATGGAAGAAACTGGCTCTCCTGCAGATGCTTTACTTGCTTACAATGCGGGTTTATCGGGGTTTCGTAAATGGGGAGGTCTTGCCTCTTATCCAAAATCAATTGCACTGCACTATCACTCTTGGAAAGAATTCAAACAGTCTCGAGTATCCTATGATGCTTTAGCACTTCTCAAACAAGAATAA
- a CDS encoding HAMP domain-containing sensor histidine kinase yields MSWALCNSLLCPWTAYLYIFVKNPAVLFLGTSLVSASFRFGNDINPSLRIRFVRLSIFLSIAASLFNFWGFFHRKILFDPTFEFYVPEQKSSDPFIYASILSVAIVVSLQLATAIITLILKRSKSQNELKSRIDIFLLASLAILCMAFFNIFVDLGYLNNETYLFLMTNTTFISVTAVILNVLNQENFPSNVGFKIMAFNVALIYLVLSVIANILFIGSKRDFQREFDREKDFIKIQIEKGVRYPIIHDTDFVFDLFRNQTIINKTNQNISKIPLLTSRAAHYENYDLVSLFETNEGIFWIGDFIANNIHYSIGLSYLDYRWKIHRFVFSLLLTLSITLVIIFFLYPVLHKRNIVIPLNRLLYGLSEMRKGNLDTRIPITTFDEIGVITKSFNEMIARIQDSTENLETLIQERTEELHQKLEELNKTQSALLVAERMSVLGKIAAGVAHEINNPLAAIKASVSILKQDPILHPPLVASPNSRQAEEIHHLVESGMEHPSEGQVSKIKQKRELASILHDLGFEDSQSLADSCFDLNVRYIPERQKSLLKEEKNRQFFIQALQYKQSKFHLSMIETAIERSSKIVFALKSYSYAGPKENRSVFELNKGIESVLQMYANVWPKDAQIIVDLEPNILLYGYADELVQVWTNLIYNAIQATAKTRGIIKIHSEIKEDTIELNIQDNGEGISPENLPNIFEPFFTTKEFGMGTGLGLPTAKKIIDAHMGHIEVQSVPGDTCFKVILPIYKQI; encoded by the coding sequence ATGAGTTGGGCGCTTTGTAACTCCTTGCTCTGCCCGTGGACCGCGTATCTATATATTTTTGTGAAAAACCCGGCAGTTCTTTTTCTTGGAACTTCTCTCGTTTCAGCTTCCTTTCGTTTTGGCAATGACATCAACCCTTCCCTTAGGATACGTTTTGTACGCCTTTCTATATTTCTCAGTATAGCTGCTTCTCTATTTAATTTTTGGGGTTTTTTCCATAGAAAAATCTTATTTGATCCCACATTTGAATTTTATGTACCAGAACAAAAATCCTCTGACCCATTCATATACGCGAGTATTCTATCTGTAGCGATTGTCGTGAGTCTTCAGCTAGCTACCGCGATCATCACTCTTATTTTAAAAAGATCCAAATCACAAAACGAACTCAAATCACGCATCGATATCTTTCTTCTCGCAAGCCTTGCCATACTTTGTATGGCTTTCTTTAATATCTTTGTGGATTTAGGCTATCTAAACAACGAAACGTATTTGTTTTTAATGACAAACACAACTTTTATTTCCGTCACAGCCGTCATATTAAATGTTCTAAACCAAGAAAATTTCCCAAGTAATGTTGGTTTTAAGATCATGGCCTTCAACGTAGCCCTCATATATCTAGTGTTATCTGTCATTGCAAATATTCTCTTTATTGGATCAAAAAGAGACTTTCAAAGAGAATTTGATCGAGAAAAAGATTTTATTAAAATTCAGATCGAGAAAGGAGTCAGATATCCGATCATTCATGATACTGATTTTGTCTTTGATCTGTTTCGAAACCAAACAATTATCAACAAAACTAATCAAAATATAAGCAAGATACCATTGCTTACTTCTCGTGCTGCTCATTATGAAAATTATGATCTGGTAAGTTTATTTGAAACAAATGAAGGGATTTTTTGGATTGGAGATTTCATCGCCAACAATATCCATTACTCAATAGGACTTTCCTATCTTGACTATCGATGGAAAATACATAGATTTGTTTTTTCTTTACTTTTAACTCTCTCTATCACATTGGTTATCATTTTCTTTTTATATCCTGTTCTCCATAAACGTAACATTGTTATCCCACTCAACCGTCTTCTGTATGGATTGTCAGAGATGAGAAAGGGAAATTTAGACACAAGAATTCCCATCACGACGTTTGATGAAATCGGAGTGATCACAAAAAGTTTTAATGAGATGATTGCCAGAATCCAGGATTCAACTGAAAATTTAGAAACATTGATCCAAGAAAGAACGGAAGAGCTCCACCAAAAACTCGAAGAGTTAAACAAAACTCAATCAGCTTTATTGGTAGCCGAACGTATGTCTGTCCTCGGAAAAATTGCAGCGGGAGTTGCTCATGAGATTAACAACCCTTTGGCGGCAATCAAAGCAAGTGTTTCTATTTTAAAACAAGACCCTATCCTCCATCCTCCACTCGTAGCCTCTCCAAATTCTCGACAAGCCGAAGAAATTCACCATTTGGTGGAGTCTGGAATGGAGCATCCTTCCGAAGGACAGGTATCCAAGATCAAACAAAAACGAGAATTGGCATCGATTCTACATGACCTGGGATTTGAAGACTCACAGTCATTAGCTGATTCTTGCTTTGATTTGAATGTAAGGTATATTCCCGAGAGGCAAAAAAGCCTACTCAAAGAAGAAAAGAACCGACAATTTTTCATCCAAGCCCTTCAATACAAACAAAGCAAATTCCACCTTTCTATGATTGAGACAGCCATTGAGAGGTCCTCCAAGATTGTTTTTGCCTTAAAAAGTTATTCCTATGCAGGTCCAAAGGAAAATCGCTCTGTCTTTGAATTGAATAAAGGAATAGAAAGTGTGCTACAGATGTATGCGAATGTTTGGCCTAAGGATGCTCAGATAATCGTAGATTTAGAACCAAATATTTTACTCTATGGCTATGCGGACGAATTGGTACAGGTCTGGACAAATTTAATCTACAATGCTATCCAGGCAACTGCCAAGACAAGGGGAATCATCAAAATCCATTCAGAAATCAAAGAGGATACTATTGAATTGAATATCCAGGACAATGGAGAAGGCATAAGTCCAGAGAATCTACCGAATATTTTTGAGCCTTTTTTTACGACAAAAGAGTTCGGTATGGGAACAGGCCTCGGCTTACCAACAGCCAAAAAAATAATCGATGCACATATGGGTCATATCGAAGTACAGAGTGTACCAGGCGATACCTGTTTCAAAGTGATTTTGCCAATCTATAAACAAATTTAA
- a CDS encoding vWA domain-containing protein has translation MAFEYPLLLFLLPLGFVFSIWLFYLEFFAIKEIEQSVHKSRLHKISAFFRTNKIGDVTKNKFWIYQIFFCLSFLSLLLSFSFPYESGDAEFETKQSAAYFVFDASWSMQAEDTSNKEFYEFIPRFRFEEARFHAMKVLSERDDFAFGVITFAGESAQHSHPIADKNWIRKILYEQMGTHNTYYSGTNYSAAFSDLLSSSKFLGQGFQVILYSDGDASEEEKSKALESLTMFQRLKIPVHVIALGQITGAEIEMSYNYLNEVEQISDVVTDASGKKYESANEISVQKRMSFPDYAFLKQIADRTGGVYIEVESETDVLSKLYEALEASKDKTQILLWEAGSKKSLVHWCFFLPFLFFLYDLIFIRKVIQIGKVS, from the coding sequence ATGGCTTTTGAATACCCACTTCTCCTTTTTCTTTTGCCATTGGGATTTGTTTTCTCAATTTGGTTGTTCTATCTTGAATTTTTTGCAATTAAAGAAATTGAACAGTCTGTACACAAAAGTCGTCTTCATAAAATTAGTGCTTTCTTTCGTACAAACAAAATCGGGGACGTCACAAAAAACAAATTTTGGATCTACCAAATCTTCTTTTGCCTATCCTTTTTATCTCTTTTACTTTCATTTTCTTTTCCTTATGAATCTGGTGATGCAGAGTTTGAAACAAAACAAAGTGCTGCGTATTTTGTTTTTGATGCTTCCTGGAGTATGCAGGCTGAGGACACTTCCAATAAAGAATTCTATGAGTTTATACCTAGGTTTCGGTTTGAGGAGGCTCGTTTTCATGCGATGAAAGTATTGAGTGAGCGAGACGATTTCGCATTTGGTGTCATCACGTTTGCTGGTGAATCGGCACAACATAGCCATCCCATCGCCGATAAGAATTGGATTCGAAAGATTCTCTATGAACAGATGGGAACACATAATACGTATTATAGTGGTACAAACTATTCTGCGGCCTTTTCTGATTTGCTAAGTTCTTCCAAATTTTTAGGGCAGGGATTTCAAGTGATTCTATATTCTGATGGCGATGCTTCTGAAGAAGAAAAATCCAAAGCCCTAGAATCATTGACGATGTTCCAAAGATTGAAAATACCAGTGCATGTCATCGCATTAGGCCAAATCACGGGGGCCGAAATTGAAATGAGTTACAATTATCTAAACGAGGTGGAGCAAATTTCAGACGTGGTAACGGATGCCTCGGGTAAAAAATACGAAAGTGCCAATGAGATATCTGTGCAAAAAAGGATGAGCTTTCCTGACTATGCATTTCTCAAACAAATCGCCGATCGTACAGGAGGCGTTTACATAGAAGTTGAAAGCGAAACAGATGTCCTTAGCAAATTATATGAAGCACTCGAAGCTTCCAAAGACAAAACCCAAATACTACTTTGGGAGGCGGGATCCAAAAAGAGTTTGGTCCATTGGTGTTTTTTCCTTCCATTTTTATTCTTTCTCTATGATCTTATTTTTATCAGAAAGGTGATTCAAATTGGAAAAGTTAGCTGA
- a CDS encoding vWA domain-containing protein, translating to MIGFDAPYFLLALALLYWIYKRGFSTLLLPFSPISWLGDGKVNRSWKLSCVRYSEFIFYGSLVLGLSEPYISVKRDSIKTEGIDLSITLDLSASMQAADFKPNRLEAMKTLVNEYLEDTRGNRTCVVVFSGQVYLHYPFSFNKNALQKAISSIHFQTFEHNRAGGTHIGDAILFSQEELSRLKAEGREQAIVLITDGENTGGLDPILAAKLALENGIHLYIIGMASADLIPVFEPDGDPYIGSDGKQLVTSLKDESLQAIADAAGGMYYRAKEGQSLKSILSEINALEKKPLEVSQVKEKISLNLVVTFIIFFSFCCYYLGASFWIRRPVR from the coding sequence ATGATAGGTTTTGATGCTCCTTATTTTCTTCTCGCATTGGCATTGCTCTATTGGATCTATAAAAGAGGATTTAGCACTCTGTTGCTTCCCTTCTCTCCCATATCCTGGTTAGGTGATGGTAAGGTTAACCGAAGTTGGAAGCTCAGCTGTGTTCGCTATAGTGAATTCATTTTCTATGGCAGTTTGGTTTTGGGATTATCTGAACCTTACATTAGCGTAAAACGGGATTCAATCAAAACAGAAGGGATAGATCTTTCCATTACACTCGATCTCTCTGCCAGTATGCAAGCAGCTGATTTCAAACCCAATCGATTGGAAGCAATGAAAACTCTAGTCAATGAGTATTTAGAAGACACTAGAGGCAATCGCACTTGTGTTGTTGTCTTTAGTGGACAAGTATATTTGCATTATCCGTTTTCATTTAACAAAAATGCACTCCAAAAGGCTATTTCGAGCATTCATTTTCAAACCTTCGAACACAATCGTGCAGGAGGCACACATATAGGAGACGCAATTCTATTTTCACAAGAAGAGTTGTCCCGCCTCAAAGCAGAAGGAAGGGAGCAGGCGATCGTATTGATTACAGATGGCGAAAATACGGGAGGCCTCGATCCAATCCTAGCAGCAAAGCTCGCTTTGGAAAATGGCATTCATCTCTATATCATCGGTATGGCGAGTGCAGATCTCATCCCGGTCTTTGAGCCTGATGGAGACCCGTACATAGGTTCTGATGGAAAACAACTTGTGACAAGTCTCAAAGATGAAAGTTTACAAGCGATAGCTGATGCCGCCGGTGGGATGTATTACCGTGCAAAAGAGGGCCAATCACTCAAATCAATTCTATCTGAAATCAATGCACTCGAAAAGAAACCTCTAGAGGTAAGCCAAGTCAAAGAAAAGATCTCACTTAATTTAGTAGTTACATTTATCATTTTTTTCTCTTTCTGTTGTTATTATCTAGGAGCCAGTTTTTGGATCAGGAGGCCTGTTCGGTAA